One genomic segment of Primulina tabacum isolate GXHZ01 chromosome 9, ASM2559414v2, whole genome shotgun sequence includes these proteins:
- the LOC142504565 gene encoding folate-biopterin transporter 1, chloroplastic isoform X2, which produces MVYFVQGVLGLSRLAVSFYLKDDLHLDPAETAVISGVSSLPWLVKPLYGFISDSIPLFGYRRRSYLVLSGLLGALSWALMASFVDSKYGVAFCILLGSLSVAFSDVVVDSMIVERARGESQSTSGSLQSLCWGSSAFGGIVSSYFSGSLVGTYGVRFVFGLTAVLPLITSAVAVLVKEQPVLGSARGESSGFVQTSKQSMVQLWDTVKQPNVFLPTVFIFLWQATPHSDSAMFYFTTNRLGFTPEFLGRVKLVTSVASLVGVGLYNGFLKSVPLRKIFLATTLIGTALGMTQVFLVTGLNRQFGISDEWFAIGDSLILTVLGQASFMPVLVLAAKLCPEGVEATLFATLMSICNGGSVVGGLMGAGLTQLFGVTKDSFENLAPLIILCNLSSLLPLPLLGLLPQDAPDADAKENSDIEMKSN; this is translated from the exons ATGGTATATTTTGTCCAAGGTGTTCTGGGTCTCTCTAGGCTTGCAGTCAGTTTTTACCTAAAAGATGACCTCCATCTGGACCCTGCTGAG ACAGCTGTCATATCTGGTGTCTCATCACTGCCGTGGCTTGTTAAGCCCCTTTATGGTTTCATCAG TGATTCCATTCCGCTTTTTGGGTATCGGAGAAGGTCATATTTGGTTCTTTCCGGACTTCTGGGAGCTCTCTCATGGGCGTTGATGGCCTCCTTTGTTGACAGCAAATATGGTGTTGCCTTCTGCATACTTCTTGGATCTCTTTCTGTCGCATTTTCAGATGTT GTTGTGGACTCGATGATAGTGGAGAGGGCTCGTGGTGAATCACAAAGCACGTCAGGATCTCTTCAGTCTTTATGCTGGGGTTCCTCAGCTTTCGGTGGAATTGTGAGTTCCTATTTTAGTGGCTCTTTGGTGGGTACGTACGGTGTTAG GTTTGTCTTTGGACTAACAGCCGTGCTTCCACTGATAACATCTGCAGTTGCTGTTCTTGTTAAAGAGCAGCCAGTTCTTGGCTCAGCTAGAGGGGAAAGTTCTGGGTTTGTTCAAACCTCAAAACAGAGTATGGTTCAACTGTGGGATACCGTTAAGCAGCCCAATGTATTTCTCCCAACTGTGTTCATTTTCCTATGGCAAGCAACTCCGCATTCTGATTCCGCCATGTTTTACTTCAC GACAAATAGACTTGGTTTTACACCTGAGTTTTTGGGACGTGTGAAGCTTGTAACTTCAGTCGCATCCCTTGTTGGTGTTGGGCTCTATAATGGTTTCTTGAAAAGTGTCCCTTTGCGGAAGATATTTCTCGCAACTACTCTCATTGGTACCGCTCTTGGGATGACTCAA GTTTTTCTTGTTACTGGATTAAATCGGCAGTTTGGTATAAGTGATGAGTGGTTTGCTATTGGTGACTCATTGATATTGACAGTTCTCGGTCAG GCATCATTCATGCCGGTTCTAGTACTTGCTGCAAAATTATGTCCTGAGGGCGTGGAAGCAACTCTGTTTGCGACGCTGATGTCCATATGCAACGGTGGGAGCGTTGTTGGGGGACTCATGGGAGCTGGACTTACTCAGCTGTTTGGCGTCACAAAGGACAGTTTCGAAAACTTAGCTCCTCTCATAATTCTGTGCAACCTTAGCTCTTTGCTACCACTGCCCCTCCTCGGCCTTCTTCCTCAAGATGCTCCGGATGCCGATGCCAAAGAAAACAGTGACATTGAAATGAAATCTAACTGA